One segment of Gordonia terrae DNA contains the following:
- a CDS encoding GntP family permease: protein MSTTTTILAAGADLPEPVAPGWQLILAALAGIAVIVVAITIAKVHPFLALVGGGATVGIVAGESIPTVLESFTAGFGTTAAGVGILIALGAMFAKLLADSGGADEIVDTIVGHASPRMLPWAMALVGAIIGLPMFFEIGLVLLMPVIYLVARRSGLGLIPIGIPALAGLSAMHGFVPPHPGPLVAIDALGADLGMTLGLGVLVAIPTIIVSGPLFGVLAGKWVTVDAPTTFDVDPADGPTTKRPSFAITMFSVLLPVVLMLGKAIAEIFIADEDQPLRKVLDILGTPLIALLIAVIVAMFTLGRGSGMDRETISKCTGAALPAIAGILLIVSAGGGFKEVLVDTGIGTLLADWATGANVSVLLLAWTLAALIRLATGSATVATITASSLILGLVDGMGSGELSLVVLAIGAGSVFLSHVNDAGFWLVKEYFGMTVGQTFKTWSMMETVLSVTGLIVVLALGLVI from the coding sequence ATGTCGACGACGACCACGATCCTCGCCGCCGGTGCGGACCTACCCGAACCCGTTGCCCCCGGTTGGCAACTCATTCTCGCGGCGCTGGCCGGCATCGCCGTCATCGTCGTCGCGATCACGATCGCGAAGGTCCACCCCTTCCTCGCGCTCGTCGGCGGCGGTGCGACGGTCGGCATCGTCGCGGGTGAGTCCATCCCGACGGTCCTCGAGTCGTTCACCGCCGGATTCGGCACCACCGCAGCGGGTGTCGGCATCCTGATCGCACTCGGTGCCATGTTTGCCAAACTCCTGGCGGACTCCGGCGGGGCCGACGAGATCGTCGACACGATCGTCGGTCATGCGTCACCGCGGATGCTGCCGTGGGCGATGGCCCTCGTCGGCGCCATCATCGGGCTGCCGATGTTCTTCGAGATCGGTCTCGTCCTTCTGATGCCGGTGATCTACCTGGTGGCCCGACGATCGGGACTCGGTCTGATCCCGATCGGCATTCCCGCGCTGGCCGGGCTCTCGGCGATGCACGGTTTCGTCCCGCCGCACCCGGGCCCGCTGGTGGCGATCGACGCTCTCGGCGCCGACCTGGGCATGACCCTCGGACTCGGTGTGCTGGTGGCCATTCCGACCATCATCGTGTCCGGACCGCTGTTCGGTGTGCTCGCCGGGAAATGGGTGACGGTCGACGCCCCGACGACCTTCGACGTCGATCCGGCAGACGGCCCGACGACGAAGCGGCCGTCTTTCGCGATCACCATGTTCAGCGTCCTGCTGCCCGTCGTGCTGATGCTGGGCAAAGCCATCGCCGAGATCTTCATCGCCGACGAGGACCAGCCCCTGCGCAAGGTGCTCGACATCCTCGGCACCCCGCTGATCGCGCTGCTGATCGCCGTGATCGTCGCGATGTTCACCCTCGGCCGTGGGTCCGGGATGGACCGCGAGACGATCTCGAAGTGCACGGGTGCGGCACTGCCCGCCATCGCGGGAATCCTGCTGATCGTCTCGGCCGGTGGCGGATTCAAGGAGGTGCTCGTCGACACGGGCATCGGCACCCTGCTGGCGGACTGGGCGACCGGTGCGAACGTCTCCGTCCTCCTGCTCGCCTGGACCCTCGCGGCACTGATCCGCCTCGCGACCGGTTCGGCGACGGTTGCCACCATCACCGCGTCGTCGTTGATCCTCGGACTGGTCGACGGTATGGGTTCGGGAGAGCTCTCCCTGGTCGTCCTGGCGATCGGTGCCGGCTCGGTGTTCCTGTCGCACGTCAACGATGCCGGCTTCTGGTTGGTGAAGGAGTACTTCGGGATGACCGTCGGCCAGACCTTCAAGACCTGGTCGATGATGGAGACCGTCCTGTCGGTGACCGGACTGATCGTGGTACTCGCTCTCGGCCTGGTCATCTGA
- a CDS encoding ABC transporter substrate-binding protein has product MVVKKRHIVAALAATVALATTACGGSDSSRAAAADGQSRLVKVMMTPAVAYRLPVMVAEEKGFFDELNIQIEDIPQPNNMTGAQGIASTKSDAGQLSVATAVQAIQAGQDLKMFCGLVMEVQSSLMANVDSDYPSTTGGASWQEVMKSAQGKRVGVQAPVGSGFQLLTAAAFEEAGVTDITWVNMGAGNASNGAALDSGSVDFAIASPPATQFLEDSGKQEALEYLPDGPSTFKDYYGSAWAAPTSWVESNADTAKDFCAGVQKGIDYVQDPANADDVKQILMQDTKIPENIAQSVLETVYKPYSTALPADRFRATLEGYVDAGIAKASPPVTYESLVTDLSAPSGQ; this is encoded by the coding sequence ATGGTTGTGAAGAAACGCCATATCGTGGCCGCGTTGGCGGCAACCGTTGCGCTGGCCACGACTGCGTGCGGTGGTTCTGACTCTTCCCGGGCTGCCGCGGCAGACGGGCAGTCACGTCTCGTCAAGGTCATGATGACTCCTGCGGTGGCCTACCGGTTGCCGGTGATGGTCGCGGAGGAGAAAGGGTTCTTCGATGAGCTGAACATTCAGATCGAAGACATCCCCCAACCCAACAACATGACTGGCGCGCAAGGGATTGCGTCGACGAAATCTGATGCGGGCCAACTCTCGGTCGCCACTGCGGTCCAAGCGATTCAGGCCGGGCAGGATCTGAAGATGTTCTGCGGGCTGGTCATGGAGGTCCAGTCGAGTCTGATGGCCAATGTCGATTCGGACTATCCGAGTACGACCGGAGGCGCGTCTTGGCAGGAAGTGATGAAATCGGCTCAGGGCAAGCGGGTCGGCGTGCAGGCGCCGGTCGGGTCGGGGTTTCAGCTGTTGACAGCCGCAGCGTTCGAGGAGGCGGGGGTCACCGACATCACGTGGGTCAACATGGGTGCGGGCAATGCGAGTAATGGCGCGGCACTCGACAGCGGCAGTGTTGATTTCGCGATCGCATCACCACCGGCCACACAGTTCCTCGAGGACTCCGGAAAGCAGGAGGCACTGGAGTATCTTCCCGACGGCCCCAGCACGTTCAAGGACTACTATGGTAGCGCTTGGGCGGCTCCGACCTCATGGGTGGAATCAAATGCCGATACCGCGAAAGACTTCTGTGCTGGGGTGCAGAAGGGTATCGATTATGTGCAGGACCCCGCGAATGCTGACGATGTGAAGCAGATTCTGATGCAAGACACCAAGATTCCGGAGAACATCGCTCAGTCGGTGCTGGAGACGGTCTACAAGCCGTACTCGACCGCACTGCCGGCTGATCGCTTCCGCGCGACGCTCGAGGGGTACGTGGATGCTGGCATCGCCAAGGCCAGTCCTCCGGTCACATACGAATCACTGGTCACGGACTTGTCTGCGCCCTCAGGTCAGTAG
- a CDS encoding FAD-dependent oxidoreductase, with amino-acid sequence MVLGTGAAGLAAAVTAASYGASVALVEKGDKVGGTSAWSGGMVWIPNNPHMRSKGIADNVDDARRYLTSMSHGMIEDSLAESFLVNGPEVIRWLEANTPVQFTIVDGMPDYHPEHPGGCVTGGRSLECDLYPFGELGEWAERVTVGAQNAKPYFRMSETPIGSPIPVRLDPGELARRKAGNLRGVGQSLVGRLLRGCLDRGLVPVTSTAGRRLIVEDGTVVGVTVEGPDGELDIRASGGVVLATGGFEWDSQFVRSFLRGPLTRTVSLPTNTGDGLRMSMRIGAALANMREAWWVPIADVENEEGDTYAYLIQADRTKPHSIMVNGAGRRFTNEAANYNSAGAAFHVMDAHTFEYANLPAYMIFDAEFLRRYGFAKHAPGDAGYEWLTSADTIAGLAAKIGVPSDALEETVDLWNKHCIDLVDPDFHRGSSAHDNWWGDPAYKGTPAATLGPVDSAPYYAIEVHAGALGTRGGPRTGPDGEVLDVDGEVIPGLYAAGNVMASPLGMTYGGGGGTLACGLVFGHLAGRHAAQRAAG; translated from the coding sequence GTGGTCCTCGGGACCGGCGCAGCTGGTCTGGCGGCGGCCGTCACCGCGGCGTCCTACGGTGCGAGCGTTGCGTTGGTGGAGAAGGGCGACAAGGTCGGCGGGACCAGCGCCTGGTCCGGTGGCATGGTGTGGATCCCGAACAACCCGCATATGCGCTCGAAGGGGATCGCAGACAATGTGGACGACGCACGGCGGTACCTGACGTCGATGTCGCACGGGATGATCGAGGACTCGCTGGCCGAGTCCTTTCTCGTGAACGGACCCGAAGTGATCCGGTGGCTCGAGGCCAACACACCGGTGCAGTTCACGATTGTCGACGGGATGCCCGACTATCACCCGGAGCACCCGGGTGGTTGCGTTACTGGCGGAAGGAGTCTCGAGTGTGACCTGTACCCGTTCGGAGAACTCGGTGAGTGGGCCGAACGGGTCACGGTTGGAGCACAGAACGCCAAACCATACTTCCGAATGAGCGAGACCCCCATCGGATCGCCGATCCCGGTGCGCCTTGATCCCGGCGAACTCGCACGGCGGAAAGCCGGAAACCTGAGGGGTGTCGGGCAGAGTTTGGTCGGGCGACTCCTCCGAGGGTGCCTCGACCGCGGCTTGGTACCGGTCACGTCGACGGCGGGGAGGCGTTTGATCGTCGAGGACGGAACCGTGGTGGGTGTGACAGTCGAGGGGCCCGACGGTGAACTCGACATACGGGCGTCTGGCGGGGTCGTCCTCGCAACCGGTGGCTTCGAATGGGATTCACAGTTCGTTCGCAGCTTTCTGCGTGGTCCTCTGACTCGGACAGTCTCGCTGCCGACGAACACCGGCGACGGACTGCGGATGAGTATGCGGATCGGCGCGGCGCTCGCGAACATGCGTGAGGCGTGGTGGGTACCGATTGCCGACGTCGAGAACGAGGAGGGTGACACCTACGCCTACCTCATACAGGCCGACCGCACGAAGCCGCATTCGATCATGGTCAACGGGGCAGGCCGTCGATTCACGAACGAGGCGGCGAATTACAATTCCGCCGGTGCTGCGTTCCACGTCATGGACGCGCACACATTCGAGTACGCAAACCTACCCGCGTACATGATCTTCGACGCAGAGTTCCTGAGACGGTATGGCTTTGCGAAACATGCCCCTGGCGACGCCGGTTACGAGTGGCTCACCAGCGCGGATACGATCGCGGGGCTGGCTGCGAAGATCGGTGTCCCGAGCGACGCGCTCGAAGAGACCGTAGACCTCTGGAACAAACACTGCATCGATCTGGTGGACCCGGACTTTCACCGGGGAAGCAGTGCGCACGACAACTGGTGGGGTGACCCGGCGTACAAGGGCACGCCTGCAGCAACACTCGGGCCCGTCGACTCGGCTCCGTACTACGCCATCGAAGTCCATGCGGGTGCACTCGGAACCCGGGGTGGTCCGCGTACGGGCCCCGACGGCGAGGTGCTCGACGTGGACGGCGAGGTCATTCCAGGTTTGTACGCTGCGGGGAATGTGATGGCGTCGCCACTCGGAATGACATATGGCGGAGGCGGGGGCACCCTCGCATGTGGACTCGTCTTCGGCCATCTCGCCGGGAGGCACGCTGCCCAGCGCGCGGCAGGATGA
- a CDS encoding long-chain-fatty-acid--CoA ligase codes for MISNTMQEFSLAVNAIFEHGRRVHADAEVVSYRDGVATVRTFADIGDESDSLAAVLDALRVAPGECVATMMWNHSEHLSTYFGVTCSGRVLHPLNPRLPVEQLAHMIHEAQDRVLIVDSHFSDMIGPMTAGDSTIEHVIVVNPSDDSPPEWLDFDKLVVESSRDRAPRVIDEHSAAVLCYTSGTSGSPKGVVYSHRAIFLHTFAISMPNVYSIGESDSVLVSVAIYHTNAASLHLAAWMAGARIVLPGRHLQPEPMAHMIERERVTLAVGVVTLWSDLLGRWQDDAADLSSLRLIVSGGSAAPRDIIEFYRARGVPMIQGWGMTESLGICSMGHPPSRLPEGDQFTYLAMAGRVIPGVQLRVLDVETGDELPFDGQSSGELSVRGPWVAARYFGQSPGDDDWFPTGDIGSVTHNGYVRITDRIKDVIKSGGEWISSIDLENAIRTHPDVEDVAVIGVDDSRWQERPLAVVVTRAGSRFDPEALSAWTSDRVARWWVPERWSSADSLPRTVVGKLDKRSLHSRYGTGQLNVITVHPLSPTGSN; via the coding sequence ATGATCAGCAACACCATGCAGGAATTCAGTCTCGCTGTGAACGCGATATTCGAGCACGGGCGTCGAGTTCACGCCGACGCCGAGGTCGTCTCCTACCGGGACGGGGTGGCAACAGTTCGAACTTTCGCCGATATCGGTGACGAATCCGACTCGTTGGCGGCAGTTCTGGACGCCTTGCGAGTTGCCCCTGGCGAGTGCGTCGCGACGATGATGTGGAACCACTCCGAGCACCTTTCCACCTACTTCGGGGTGACGTGCTCGGGGCGGGTTCTGCACCCGCTCAACCCGCGGTTGCCGGTCGAACAGCTCGCACACATGATTCACGAAGCACAGGACAGAGTCCTCATCGTGGACTCCCACTTCAGCGACATGATCGGGCCTATGACGGCGGGAGATTCGACGATCGAGCACGTGATCGTCGTGAACCCATCCGATGACAGTCCCCCCGAATGGCTCGACTTCGACAAACTCGTGGTCGAATCGTCACGGGACCGGGCGCCTCGAGTCATCGACGAGCACTCCGCGGCGGTGCTGTGCTACACCAGCGGCACCTCGGGCTCCCCCAAAGGCGTCGTGTACAGCCATCGTGCCATCTTCCTGCACACTTTCGCGATCAGCATGCCCAACGTGTATTCGATCGGGGAGTCGGACTCGGTGCTGGTTTCCGTCGCGATCTACCACACCAACGCCGCCAGTCTGCACCTGGCCGCGTGGATGGCAGGTGCACGGATCGTGCTGCCGGGCCGGCATTTACAGCCCGAGCCGATGGCTCACATGATCGAACGTGAGAGAGTGACTCTTGCGGTCGGCGTCGTCACACTCTGGAGTGACCTCCTCGGCCGTTGGCAGGACGACGCTGCAGATCTCTCGAGCCTGCGTCTGATCGTGTCCGGAGGTTCCGCGGCACCTCGCGACATCATCGAGTTCTACCGGGCGCGGGGTGTTCCCATGATCCAGGGGTGGGGCATGACCGAATCTCTCGGCATCTGCAGCATGGGCCATCCGCCGAGCCGACTCCCCGAGGGAGATCAGTTCACATACCTCGCCATGGCGGGCAGGGTCATTCCCGGGGTCCAGCTTCGTGTTCTCGATGTGGAGACCGGCGACGAGCTCCCCTTCGACGGTCAGAGCTCCGGCGAACTGTCCGTGCGCGGACCGTGGGTGGCCGCCCGGTACTTTGGTCAGTCTCCCGGCGACGACGACTGGTTCCCCACCGGCGACATCGGTTCGGTCACGCACAATGGTTACGTACGAATCACCGACCGGATCAAAGACGTCATCAAATCCGGTGGTGAGTGGATCTCGTCGATCGATCTCGAGAATGCGATCCGGACCCACCCCGACGTCGAGGACGTCGCGGTGATCGGCGTCGACGACAGCCGTTGGCAGGAGCGGCCCTTGGCCGTCGTCGTGACACGTGCTGGGAGCCGATTCGATCCTGAGGCCCTGAGCGCGTGGACGTCTGACCGGGTGGCCAGGTGGTGGGTACCCGAGCGCTGGTCATCGGCAGACAGCCTGCCGCGCACGGTGGTCGGCAAGCTGGACAAACGGTCTCTTCACTCCCGGTATGGAACCGGTCAATTGAACGTGATCACCGTTCACCCGTTGTCGCCAACCGGCTCGAACTGA
- a CDS encoding enoyl-CoA hydratase/isomerase family protein encodes MTNTPLGNRTELPPHVALVDLLPVESSQPCFRRDDFRALTEAVEAAADQRKRAVVIRSIRPEQFCVGADLEDAQQYAQDPREYIAEVNACWTTIERTGVAVIVAVDGPAVGAGFELCLCADQVIASDRAWFSFPEVRFGLPALSAARRLEGVVGRLQARRILLSGSRIGSSEALGLGLVSQVVSPPELEATAITLADSFARSGVAAMAALKDVLSTEVPDPDVTSLWFRRALGATPS; translated from the coding sequence ATGACCAACACACCTCTGGGGAACCGCACCGAGCTTCCGCCGCACGTGGCGCTGGTAGACCTGCTACCAGTCGAATCGTCACAACCTTGCTTCCGGCGAGACGATTTCAGAGCATTGACGGAGGCGGTGGAAGCAGCCGCCGACCAGCGCAAGAGGGCAGTTGTCATCCGGTCGATCAGACCCGAACAGTTCTGCGTGGGCGCCGATCTCGAGGACGCTCAGCAATATGCGCAGGACCCGCGTGAGTACATCGCCGAGGTCAACGCGTGCTGGACCACCATCGAACGCACTGGCGTTGCCGTCATAGTCGCCGTCGACGGGCCTGCTGTGGGGGCCGGGTTCGAATTGTGCCTGTGCGCCGACCAGGTCATCGCCTCCGACCGTGCGTGGTTCAGCTTCCCCGAGGTGCGGTTCGGACTGCCCGCGCTGAGCGCCGCCCGCCGACTCGAAGGCGTCGTGGGAAGGTTACAAGCACGACGAATACTGTTGTCCGGTAGCCGAATCGGGTCTTCCGAGGCCCTCGGTCTGGGGTTGGTCTCCCAGGTTGTGTCCCCTCCGGAACTGGAGGCCACTGCCATCACCCTGGCCGACAGCTTCGCACGGAGCGGCGTTGCGGCAATGGCCGCACTCAAGGATGTCTTGAGCACCGAAGTGCCCGACCCGGATGTCACGTCACTGTGGTTCCGGCGCGCACTCGGTGCAACCCCGAGCTGA
- a CDS encoding alpha/beta fold hydrolase: MGIDAPAPQSQIFSVITDDGVRLEGEVWEKEGTATVVLLHGIGQSRHSWRRAAKALAAADLQVVTYDLRGHGNSDWSKNADYSRARAGADLRTVVEALALDAVAPPVLGGFSYGGDVALTYAACGHRVAGIALVDVAPHVDEDGNDEIQDFLARSTAGFATLDEVAASVAELNGDATPAPGAAMERHVRRDGGTLFWKWDPNVFDLDIDLELRERELNEAVTATSRTPLILVRGGMSTMLSDESVRRLLAVRPDTEYVNVEGAGHSASGGTNDAFLSVVTGFCREVTVPDRETTPATTQGPIR; encoded by the coding sequence ATGGGAATCGATGCACCCGCACCGCAATCACAGATCTTCTCGGTCATTACTGACGACGGCGTCCGCCTCGAAGGCGAGGTGTGGGAGAAGGAGGGCACCGCAACTGTGGTGCTACTACACGGAATCGGTCAGAGCCGTCATTCGTGGAGACGCGCGGCAAAGGCGCTGGCAGCAGCCGATCTCCAGGTGGTCACCTACGACTTGAGGGGACACGGGAACTCCGACTGGTCGAAGAACGCCGACTACAGCCGGGCTCGGGCGGGAGCCGACCTGCGCACGGTGGTGGAGGCATTGGCGCTCGACGCTGTGGCGCCGCCGGTCCTGGGTGGATTCTCATACGGAGGTGACGTCGCGCTCACCTACGCTGCGTGCGGCCACCGAGTCGCGGGGATCGCACTGGTGGACGTCGCTCCTCATGTCGATGAGGACGGGAACGACGAGATCCAAGACTTCCTCGCGCGCAGCACAGCAGGTTTCGCAACCCTCGATGAGGTGGCGGCAAGTGTGGCGGAGTTGAACGGAGACGCGACGCCCGCCCCCGGAGCGGCCATGGAACGGCATGTCCGAAGAGACGGTGGCACATTGTTCTGGAAGTGGGATCCCAATGTCTTCGACCTCGATATCGATCTCGAACTACGAGAGCGAGAACTCAACGAAGCCGTGACGGCAACATCCCGAACACCTCTCATACTCGTGCGCGGCGGGATGTCAACGATGCTGAGTGACGAGTCGGTGCGTCGCCTCCTCGCAGTTCGACCGGACACCGAGTACGTCAATGTAGAGGGCGCAGGACATTCGGCGTCCGGAGGCACCAACGATGCATTTCTCAGCGTCGTCACCGGCTTCTGTCGTGAGGTGACCGTGCCTGACCGCGAAACCACACCTGCGACCACGCAAGGACCGATCCGATGA
- a CDS encoding amidohydrolase family protein: MPLEDHVQLVSVDDHLIERPNVWQDRLPTRFREAGPRIIESTGTEKDQYGFGQSVSKGRQVWTLEGKVYAQLGLNAVAGKPRDQVGTDPVRFEEMIPGCYDPKARVLDMDVDGVQAAMLFPSFPRFAGTLFGTLDDRELARQCVMAWNDYVLEEWCAAYPDRFIPMVILPFWDLDQALAELDRVADHNIRAISFPENPSKLGHPSLHSNHWDPLWARLQEAGIVVCLHFGTSGQVTLTSDDAPMAVMTTLMGTNSMAAMADLLYSPMLHKFPSLKVSLSEGGVGWVPWLLERADQVWERHRFYQNINQEVPPSEIFRRNIWGCFIVDQFGVDNRHAIGIDRLTWECDYPHSDSYWPNSRKIVSEMFDKVPSPEVEQIVEMNARELFRFPRL, translated from the coding sequence ATGCCGCTCGAAGACCACGTTCAACTCGTTTCTGTAGATGACCACCTGATCGAACGCCCGAACGTCTGGCAGGATCGGCTGCCGACGAGATTCAGGGAGGCAGGCCCGCGGATCATCGAATCGACGGGCACCGAGAAGGACCAGTACGGCTTCGGTCAATCGGTCTCGAAAGGGCGTCAGGTCTGGACTCTCGAGGGCAAGGTCTACGCGCAGCTGGGCCTGAACGCTGTTGCGGGAAAGCCGCGTGATCAGGTGGGGACCGACCCGGTGCGATTCGAGGAAATGATCCCCGGGTGTTACGACCCCAAGGCGCGTGTTCTCGACATGGATGTGGACGGTGTACAGGCAGCCATGCTCTTCCCCTCGTTTCCGCGGTTCGCGGGGACGTTGTTCGGCACCCTCGACGACCGGGAACTGGCGCGGCAGTGCGTCATGGCGTGGAACGATTACGTCTTGGAGGAGTGGTGCGCCGCTTATCCGGACCGCTTCATCCCGATGGTCATCCTCCCGTTCTGGGACCTCGACCAGGCGTTGGCGGAGTTGGACCGCGTCGCAGACCACAACATCCGCGCCATCTCGTTCCCCGAGAATCCCTCGAAACTCGGGCATCCGTCACTACACAGCAACCACTGGGACCCACTGTGGGCGCGACTTCAAGAGGCGGGGATCGTCGTGTGCCTGCATTTCGGGACCTCCGGACAGGTCACCCTGACGTCGGACGATGCGCCGATGGCGGTGATGACGACGCTGATGGGGACGAACTCGATGGCCGCGATGGCCGATCTTCTCTACTCGCCGATGCTGCACAAGTTCCCGTCTCTCAAGGTCTCCCTCTCCGAAGGTGGGGTGGGCTGGGTGCCCTGGCTCCTCGAACGCGCGGACCAGGTCTGGGAGCGCCATCGCTTCTACCAGAACATCAATCAGGAAGTGCCGCCGTCGGAGATCTTCCGTCGCAACATCTGGGGGTGTTTCATCGTCGATCAGTTCGGTGTTGACAACCGTCATGCGATCGGGATCGACCGACTGACCTGGGAATGCGACTACCCGCATTCGGATTCGTATTGGCCCAACAGCCGCAAGATCGTCTCTGAGATGTTCGACAAAGTCCCGTCGCCGGAGGTCGAGCAGATCGTGGAAATGAATGCTCGGGAACTCTTCCGATTCCCGAGACTGTGA
- a CDS encoding enoyl-CoA hydratase/isomerase family protein has protein sequence MDDLDTSLTVVDLDGLDAPPDEHDSFGGIVVAVSPSGSVPPGSVADAWADHASFTLTEQSGDDPRLVVVDSITDSLESVRATISANPVAARVCDDVLRVNTPGTGTRRGLTTESLAYSTLQAGPEFARWLAEKGHCAPHVQVDAVLLHRHDDALTITFNRPDRHNAFSNALRSGLIDGLEVALTDESIASVVFTGSGRSFCSGGDLVEFGLLDDPAAAHLARTKYSPALLLDAVRTRLGTRLRAHVHGAVLGSGLEMAAYCGTIVARPDAVFGLPELGLGLIPGAGGTVSIPRRIGRWRTSYLAMSGLRVGPATALSWGLVDEVAEGDC, from the coding sequence ATGGACGACCTCGACACGTCTCTGACGGTCGTCGACCTGGACGGTCTCGACGCGCCGCCGGACGAGCACGACTCGTTCGGCGGCATCGTCGTCGCCGTGAGTCCCAGTGGATCGGTGCCCCCCGGCTCCGTCGCCGATGCCTGGGCCGATCACGCCTCGTTCACGCTCACCGAGCAGTCGGGCGACGATCCGCGTCTGGTGGTCGTCGACTCGATCACCGACAGCCTCGAGAGTGTTCGCGCCACGATCTCGGCAAACCCGGTGGCAGCGAGGGTCTGCGACGACGTGTTGCGCGTGAACACCCCCGGTACCGGCACTCGGCGGGGGCTGACCACCGAATCACTCGCCTACTCCACGCTGCAGGCGGGTCCTGAGTTCGCCCGCTGGCTGGCGGAGAAGGGCCACTGCGCACCACACGTGCAAGTTGACGCCGTGCTACTCCACCGCCACGACGACGCCCTGACGATCACGTTCAACCGACCCGATCGACACAACGCGTTCAGCAACGCCCTGCGCTCGGGACTCATCGACGGCCTGGAGGTCGCCCTCACCGACGAGTCCATCGCCTCGGTCGTGTTCACCGGCAGTGGTCGATCCTTCTGTAGCGGAGGGGATCTCGTCGAGTTCGGACTACTCGATGATCCCGCCGCCGCGCACCTCGCTCGCACAAAGTACAGCCCCGCCCTGCTCCTCGACGCGGTTCGCACACGACTCGGAACCCGACTCCGCGCGCACGTCCACGGCGCAGTCCTCGGCAGTGGTCTCGAGATGGCAGCATACTGCGGGACCATCGTCGCCCGTCCCGACGCCGTGTTCGGACTGCCCGAGCTGGGTCTCGGCCTCATTCCCGGCGCCGGCGGTACGGTCAGCATCCCGCGCCGGATCGGGAGATGGCGCACCTCGTATCTCGCGATGTCCGGGCTGCGAGTCGGTCCCGCCACCGCGTTGTCCTGGGGGCTGGTCGACGAAGTGGCCGAGGGGGATTGCTGA